A single region of the Brachypodium distachyon strain Bd21 chromosome 3, Brachypodium_distachyon_v3.0, whole genome shotgun sequence genome encodes:
- the LOC100844892 gene encoding uncharacterized protein LOC100844892 has translation MAEYDEEGVDVAAAAQILLSLRNRKLRRWPEWEEAEFDLPPVPEGWPKGRRSPLLVRASGAAWLKSLKDPFAQLGSGASSSGEDRAWSPAPVREKPKAARRAEMLPCYGAAAAGSGPSTSGGERARLRPRSSEKARAKVAAVVKEAAAMAATSPETPFDYGAAAGSGASSSGDERLRSSSPTKRKARRQSGSGGPSSGDEGCSSPAKRTRPDLNAGDGVTQDAAPAAVKVMEPPKIDEENCRDEKGHLLFDLNEDLNMSWEG, from the exons ATGGCGGAGTACGacgaggaaggcgtggatgtggcggccgccgcgcagATTCTGCTCAGCCTCCGGAACCGGAagctgcggcggtggccggagTGGGAGGAGGCAGAGTTCGATCTGCCGCCTGTGCCCGAGGGCTGGCCCAAGGGGCGCCGGTCACCGCTGCTCGTgcgggccagcggcgccgcgtGGCTGAAGTCGTTGAAGGATCCGTTTGCGCAGCTCGGATCCGGCGCGTCTTCCAGCGGCGAGGACAGGGCGTGGTCGCCGGCTCCCGTGAGGGAGAAGCCGAAGGCCGCGCGGAGGGCCGAGATGCTCCCCTGCtatggcgcggcggcggccggatccggccctTCTACGAGCGGCGGGGAAAGGGCGCGGCTGCGGCCGCGCTCGAGCGAGAAGGCGCGGGCGAAGGTGGCCGCGGTGGTgaaggaggccgccgccatggcggcgaccAGCCCGGAGACCCCTTTCGActacggcgccgccgccggatccggggcGTCCTCGAGCGGGGACGAGAGGCTGCggtcgtcgtcgccgacgAAGCGGAAGGCCCGTCGGCAGAGCGGATCTGGCGGGCCGTCGAGCGGCGACGAGGGCTGCAGCTCCCCGGCGAAGCGCACTCGGCCCGACCTTAacgccggcgacggcgttACCCAGgatgcggcgccggcggcggttaAAGTTATG GAGCCGCCGAAGATCGACGAGGAGAACTGCCGCGATGAGAAGGGTCACTTGTTGTTTGACCTCAACGAAGATCTAAACATGTCGTGGGAAGGCTGA